Within bacterium, the genomic segment TGACCAAGCCCCCAGATGGCAGAGACAACCTTTCTTACTGTCCCAGGGTATTCATTCTTTATTGAGACAATGGTAAGGTTATGAAACACCCCTTCAATGGGAAGGTTCATATCAACAATTTCTGGAATAAGCATTTTTATTAAGGGAAGGAAGATAATGCTTGTTGCCTTTGCGATGAAGCAATCCTCCATTGGAGGCTTTCCAACAACCGTCGCAGGATAGATTGGTTCTTTCCTATGGGTAATGCAATTTATGTGAAATACAGGAAATTTAGAAATTTCTGAATAATATCCGGTATGGTCGCCAAATGGCCCCTCATTCCTTTCCTCATCTGGCAAAATGTATCCCTCAAGGACAATCTCTGCCTCAGCTGGAACCTCTAAGTCTATTGTCTTACATTTAACCATCTCAACCGGAGCCTTTCTTAAAAACCCAGCAAAGAGCATCTCATCAAATCCATATGGAAGAGGTGATGTGGCAGAGTAAATGACCTCAGGTGGACCTCCCAACGCTACAGCGACAGGCATTTTTTTTCCTGCTTTCTTATAGGAAGAATAATGCCTTGCTCCATCTTTTCCTGGATGCCAGTGCATCCCGGTTGTTTTTTCATCAAATATTTGCATCCGATACATCCCACAATTTCTTTTTCCATTCACATCCTTTGTAAAAACCAATGGTAAGGTGATAAACCTTCCACCATCTTTTGGCCATAGCTTAAGATGAGGAAATTTCAATAAATCAGGTTTTTCCTCAATAATCTCCTGACAAGGTGCATCTTTTACAACCTTTGGAAAAAATTGGGATACCTCAAATAGCTTTGGAAGAAATTTTATCTTATCAATTATCCCAGACGAAGGTTTTATCTCAAATATCTCCTCAATTCTTTTACAAATTTCAGAGAATTCTAAAACACCTAATGCCATTTTCATCCTTTCAAAAGAGCCGAATAGGTTGGTTACCAAGGGGTATTTAGAACCTTTTGGGTTTTCAAAATATAGGGCTTTCCCATTATTTTTACAAACCCGATTGGTAATACAGGATACCTCAAGCTCA encodes:
- a CDS encoding menaquinone biosynthesis decarboxylase yields the protein MKGFKNIREFIEGLEKEGKLLRIKKEIDPELEVSCITNRVCKNNGKALYFENPKGSKYPLVTNLFGSFERMKMALGVLEFSEICKRIEEIFEIKPSSGIIDKIKFLPKLFEVSQFFPKVVKDAPCQEIIEEKPDLLKFPHLKLWPKDGGRFITLPLVFTKDVNGKRNCGMYRMQIFDEKTTGMHWHPGKDGARHYSSYKKAGKKMPVAVALGGPPEVIYSATSPLPYGFDEMLFAGFLRKAPVEMVKCKTIDLEVPAEAEIVLEGYILPDEERNEGPFGDHTGYYSEISKFPVFHINCITHRKEPIYPATVVGKPPMEDCFIAKATSIIFLPLIKMLIPEIVDMNLPIEGVFHNLTIVSIKNEYPGTVRKVVSAIWGLGQISGTKIIVIVDENIDVHNLSDVCWRVLSNIDPRRDIFFVDGPLDILDHASYSFGYGSKMAIDGTKKESYPDETIMNPEIETLVDKKWKGIFSF